A genome region from Cucurbita pepo subsp. pepo cultivar mu-cu-16 chromosome LG02, ASM280686v2, whole genome shotgun sequence includes the following:
- the LOC111788959 gene encoding nudix hydrolase 18, mitochondrial-like, whose product MGLFFSRNIAKFLLSSFFSSQKFPSQIENVVSVVSSRTGRHRQRYNQEYRLVVGCIPYRYKDALKSFSVDNIEVLGISSQKGQAMMFPKGGWENDESMETAALRETLEEAGVVGNIEKRLGKWYYKSKNQATMHEAYMFPLQVTKLLENWPEKDFRRREWMSVEKAREVCPQWMKEALDLLISQRTELEQSLDEEETPCS is encoded by the exons ATGGGTCTCTTTTTCTCCAGGAACATCGCCAAATTTCtcctctcttccttcttctcttcccaGAAATTCCCTTCTCAGATCGAAAACGTCGTCTCTGTCGTCTCCTCTCGTACTGGACGTCATCGGCAGCGCTACAATCAAGAGTATCGCCTTGTTGTCGG ATGCATTCCTTATCGATATAAAGATGCTCTGAAATCGTTTTCGGTTGATAATATTGAAGTTCTTGGGATTAGTTCACAGAAAGGACAAGCGATGATGTTTCCGAAG ggCGGTTGGGAGAACGACGAATCGATGGAGACTGCGGCTTTGAGAGAGACATTGGAGGAAGCTGGTGTGGTTGGCAACATCGAA AAAAGATTGGGAAAATGGTATTACAAGAGCAAGAACCAAGCGACGATGCATGAAGCCTACATGTTCCCGCTGCAGGTCACCAAACTACTGGAAAATTGGCCGGAGAAAGATTTCCGGAGGCGGGAATGG ATGAGCGTGGAGAAAGCCAGAGAGGTTTGCCCTCAATGGATGAAAGAGGCTTTAGATTTATTGATTAGTCAACGAACAGAACTTGAGCAGAGcttggatgaagaagaaacccCCTGTTCATAA